In Streptomyces caniferus, one DNA window encodes the following:
- a CDS encoding 3-methyl-2-oxobutanoate hydroxymethyltransferase, which translates to MTVDTTVARPAAASALAPYLHRYDSPAQLGLKINAYRGYEVEGLAEALRAPDLHDAPVECVMVGDSYFMTHLGRSGTTLAGEAEQEWGLATLTGLVAEVRKALDAEFPAARRPFLLADLPDGATRSPATARAAADRFAAAGADAVKIEVVGEGEFACIEAVAATGTPTLAHLGYTPQSGSLTRHGDALDSALELFAQARRARGAGGCGLIVEMVSEAVNQALSRPHPEGLPLYSVFSGRARWGGQSLNLWDAVVRPVPGGRYFPPTPVIDAAEVAERYTPELIADRMRELLRLSVAGWFPLSPRTALTPRETAEITGIDPWSAS; encoded by the coding sequence ATGACCGTTGACACCACCGTGGCCAGGCCGGCGGCGGCTTCCGCGCTGGCTCCGTATCTGCACCGGTACGACAGCCCGGCACAGCTCGGACTCAAGATCAACGCGTATCGGGGTTACGAGGTGGAAGGCCTCGCCGAGGCGCTGCGCGCACCGGACCTGCACGATGCCCCCGTCGAATGCGTGATGGTCGGCGACTCGTACTTCATGACACACCTGGGCCGCAGCGGCACCACGCTGGCCGGCGAGGCCGAGCAGGAGTGGGGCCTCGCCACCCTCACCGGCCTGGTGGCCGAGGTGCGCAAGGCGCTGGACGCCGAATTCCCGGCGGCCAGACGGCCGTTCCTGCTCGCCGACCTGCCGGACGGGGCGACCCGCAGCCCGGCCACGGCCCGGGCCGCCGCCGACCGGTTCGCGGCGGCCGGCGCGGACGCCGTCAAGATCGAGGTGGTGGGCGAGGGCGAGTTCGCCTGCATCGAGGCAGTGGCGGCGACCGGCACGCCCACCCTGGCGCACCTCGGCTACACCCCGCAGAGCGGCAGCCTGACGCGGCACGGCGATGCCCTGGACAGCGCGCTGGAACTTTTCGCGCAGGCCCGCAGGGCCCGGGGCGCGGGCGGCTGCGGACTGATCGTCGAGATGGTCAGCGAGGCCGTGAACCAGGCGCTGAGCCGACCGCACCCCGAAGGCCTGCCGCTGTACTCGGTGTTCAGCGGCCGGGCCCGCTGGGGCGGCCAGAGCCTCAACCTGTGGGACGCCGTCGTACGCCCCGTACCGGGCGGCCGCTATTTCCCGCCGACCCCGGTGATCGACGCGGCCGAGGTGGCGGAGCGCTACACCCCGGAGCTGATCGCGGACCGCATGCGCGAACTGCTGCGGCTCAGTGTGGCCGGCTGGTTCCCGCTCTCCCCGCGCACCGCCCTGACCCCCCGTGAGACGGCCGAGATCACCGGCATCGACCCCTGGAGTGCCTCATGA
- a CDS encoding pyridoxal phosphate-dependent aminotransferase, with protein sequence MPSFGRTLSEIPPSPLVAVDRLLRSGAHAEPVPLQQGKTVFEPCVRPGTWERAEFGIAAHEHAPPAGVPALRSAFADAASRRRGTPVDTGQVLVTSGATHAIAVTLHAILGQGDEVLILSPQWLFATGLVWAAGGTPREVPVFLELSEDPDFDFIAAIERAVGPRTRAIYFNNPNNPTGFRLDEQALGALAELAARHDLWLIADNAYENYDFGDGGFLDMATVPGASERTFSVHSCSKTYAMPGARVGHLISPPGAEEILTKWSLHTLYSVSTAAQYTAFRALATPADELARRRAAAERAWRLADAALEIPHTSISGGLYTFLDLGRYGDGAEFVRRCAEAGVGLAPGRVFGAHCDGWARLCFTAAPEEVVVDAIGRINKIYWEGGHDR encoded by the coding sequence ATGCCGTCGTTTGGTAGAACCCTCAGCGAGATACCGCCGTCCCCGTTGGTGGCCGTCGACCGGCTGCTGCGCTCCGGCGCGCACGCCGAACCGGTGCCGCTGCAGCAGGGCAAGACCGTCTTCGAGCCGTGCGTACGGCCGGGCACCTGGGAGCGCGCGGAGTTCGGGATCGCGGCCCACGAGCACGCGCCGCCCGCCGGAGTCCCCGCGCTGCGCTCGGCGTTCGCGGACGCGGCGAGCCGACGCCGGGGCACCCCCGTCGACACCGGGCAGGTCCTGGTGACGAGCGGCGCCACGCACGCCATCGCGGTGACCCTGCACGCCATCCTGGGCCAGGGCGACGAGGTCCTCATCCTGTCCCCGCAGTGGCTCTTCGCCACCGGCCTGGTGTGGGCGGCCGGCGGGACGCCGCGCGAGGTGCCGGTCTTCCTGGAGCTGAGCGAGGACCCCGACTTCGACTTCATCGCGGCGATCGAGCGGGCCGTGGGGCCACGCACGCGGGCGATCTACTTCAACAACCCCAACAATCCGACGGGCTTCCGCCTGGACGAGCAGGCCCTGGGCGCGCTCGCCGAGCTGGCCGCGCGGCACGATCTGTGGCTGATCGCCGACAACGCGTACGAGAACTACGACTTCGGCGACGGCGGCTTTCTCGACATGGCGACCGTTCCCGGTGCGTCCGAGCGCACCTTCTCGGTGCACAGCTGCAGCAAGACCTACGCCATGCCCGGCGCCCGGGTGGGCCATCTGATCTCGCCGCCCGGCGCGGAGGAGATCCTCACCAAGTGGTCGCTGCACACGCTGTACTCGGTGTCCACGGCCGCGCAGTACACCGCGTTCCGGGCGCTCGCCACACCCGCCGACGAGCTCGCGCGGCGCCGGGCGGCGGCGGAGCGCGCATGGCGGCTCGCCGACGCCGCGCTGGAGATCCCGCACACCAGCATCTCGGGCGGGCTCTACACCTTCCTCGACCTGGGCCGGTACGGCGACGGGGCGGAGTTCGTGCGTCGCTGCGCCGAGGCGGGGGTGGGACTCGCACCGGGCCGGGTGTTCGGCGCCCACTGCGACGGCTGGGCCCGGCTCTGCTTCACCGCCGCGCCCGAAGAGGTGGTCGTGGACGCCATCGGCCGTATCAACAAGATCTACTGGGAGGGCGGCCATGACCGTTGA